From a single Endozoicomonas euniceicola genomic region:
- a CDS encoding RNA-guided endonuclease InsQ/TnpB family protein → MLRATKVRIYPTSEQAEFLDRQFDAVRFVWNKALAIKVHYYKVRGQSLSPKKHLKPLLAKAKKSRKYSWLKNADSIALQQATINLDTAFQNFFNPKLQARFPRFKKKHGKQSSYHCTSVSVGDNWIKIPKCKPIRAKVHREIVGKVKSITLSRTLTGKYFASILADDTQEQPKQIDNLEANQVVGVDMGIADLAITSTGHKTGNPRFLKKAQRNLKRKQQALSRCKKGSKGRHKARLLVAKAHERVAFARNDFQHKLSKQLIDENQAVIVETLKVKNMLKNKRLARSIADAGWHSLITKLEYKAKQEGKHLVKIDQWFASSKTCSVCDLKQEKMPLRIRSWECSCGAIHDRDINAARNIKKQGILKLKAEGLSVSADGGLRKSGRLSVAA, encoded by the coding sequence ATGCTGAGAGCCACCAAAGTACGAATCTATCCAACATCGGAGCAGGCGGAATTTCTCGACCGTCAGTTTGATGCTGTGCGGTTCGTATGGAACAAGGCCCTGGCTATTAAGGTTCATTATTACAAGGTTCGTGGGCAGAGCCTTTCTCCCAAAAAACACCTGAAGCCCTTGCTGGCAAAAGCCAAGAAAAGCCGAAAGTACTCATGGCTGAAAAACGCTGACTCTATTGCACTGCAACAGGCCACTATCAATCTGGATACGGCCTTTCAAAACTTTTTCAATCCCAAATTGCAGGCAAGATTTCCTCGCTTCAAGAAAAAGCATGGCAAGCAAAGTAGCTACCATTGTACGTCTGTCTCTGTGGGCGATAACTGGATAAAAATCCCCAAGTGCAAGCCCATAAGGGCTAAAGTGCATCGTGAAATAGTGGGTAAGGTGAAGTCTATCACCCTGAGCAGAACGCTAACCGGCAAGTATTTTGCCTCCATATTGGCTGATGATACCCAGGAACAACCAAAACAGATTGATAATCTCGAAGCTAATCAGGTTGTCGGTGTTGATATGGGGATTGCTGATCTGGCTATCACCAGTACCGGCCATAAGACTGGCAATCCTCGCTTTCTGAAAAAAGCACAACGTAACCTGAAAAGAAAACAACAGGCTCTATCTCGCTGCAAGAAAGGCTCAAAAGGTAGGCACAAAGCCCGTTTATTGGTGGCAAAGGCGCATGAGCGTGTAGCCTTTGCCCGTAATGATTTTCAGCATAAGCTATCAAAACAACTCATCGACGAAAACCAAGCGGTGATTGTGGAGACACTGAAAGTTAAAAACATGCTCAAGAACAAGCGTCTTGCTCGTTCTATTGCTGATGCTGGCTGGCATTCACTGATAACCAAACTCGAATACAAGGCAAAGCAGGAAGGTAAACATCTGGTGAAGATAGACCAGTGGTTTGCATCCTCTAAAACTTGCTCAGTCTGCGATTTGAAACAGGAAAAAATGCCATTGAGAATCCGATCATGGGAGTGTAGCTGTGGTGCTATCCATGACCGGGATATTAATGCAGCTCGCAATATCAAGAAGCAAGGCATATTGAAATTAAAGGCGGAAGGACTGTCCGTTTCTGCTGATGGAGGCTTGCGTAAATCCGGCAGACTGTCGGTTGCTGCCTAA
- the recC gene encoding exodeoxyribonuclease V subunit gamma, giving the protein MFTIYHSNQLDVLKDLLVELIRRDPLSNPLEDEQILVQSPGMAQWLRLALADGFGIAAATAFPLPASFLWDMFVRILPDVPRRSAFNKEAMTWKIMTLLPEMVHRDSFADLRQYLSDDHDGVRLFQLSEKVADTFDQYLVYRPDWIAFWTQGGSDPDNVAAAQPWQPELWRELVNKTESLGQNHWHRANMHHRFLEELYNGHHQHKLPRRLFVFGISALPPHFVDTLKALGEQTDVHMLVCNPCRYYWGDEKDPKYLLRMTAKKFASNQLVQSLPAVSTSKQNDFTREGLSLDNPNASGNPLLGSMGKLGRDYLHQLHDLDAPEISAFVDGDNDGDSNGKHNGLLHSLQNDILELTEPSGKLSINPEDQSLRLHSCHSPLREVEVLHDQLLALFEQNPELTPRDVVVMLPDVDQYSPWIQAVFGGVGSQDQDDPRRIPFSISDRSARNEHPILSGLLHLLDLDNSRCTAPELLELLEIPAMQRRFELSADDLDTLRRWVDETGIRWGLNPDHQAHFDLPPRDSNSWLFGLRRLLLGYAMPEACGLYDNILPFDAVQGMSARLAGQLAEFIDHADHLAQTLQQERSIEEWTAYIHDINERFFLADENDEYALKLVHEALENLHQQLDDAGYNEALTRPVLLSYLSERLSSQRSSQRFLAGQVNFCTLMPMRSIPFKVVCLLGLNDGAYPRSIAPTGFDLIARHPRRGDRSRREDDRYLFLEALLSAREKLYISYVGRSVKDNTERVPSVLVTELLDYIDQNYTIDEHSIKHHLLTEHTLQPFSPGNFLPDRPNPPFNSLFNSLFSYAREWLPVARRDEIDAAAFIDTALPEEKDKQDVLELSELLRFYRNPCKSFCNRRLKVYFEDSDEVLEETEPFIIGGLDAYQLKQQVLNDLLEKGHTDDVYRILKAVGQLPHGAFGDLLLEEQETGLTELSEQVKARTRTPEDDKEESIEVNLKLGELQLTGWLKNIYDNSLVRYRPAKVKGKDLMLTWIEHLCLCVCSDQPAITHLLSLNAPMTYQVVEKEEALEQLQELVRYYQQGQKEPLPFFPETAWSWLTADEDKAESAARKAYEGGYNHEGERRDAYMSRCYPTLEPTYNAMTELAQTFMQPMQPYLEEVK; this is encoded by the coding sequence GTGTTCACCATCTACCACTCCAATCAGCTTGATGTGCTGAAAGACCTGCTGGTCGAGCTAATCCGGCGAGACCCTCTGTCCAACCCCCTGGAAGATGAGCAGATACTGGTGCAAAGCCCCGGTATGGCCCAATGGTTACGACTGGCGCTGGCTGACGGGTTTGGTATTGCGGCAGCCACCGCTTTCCCCCTGCCCGCCAGCTTTCTCTGGGATATGTTTGTCAGGATTTTGCCTGATGTCCCCAGACGCTCGGCCTTTAACAAAGAAGCCATGACCTGGAAGATCATGACGCTACTGCCAGAAATGGTCCACCGGGACAGTTTTGCCGATCTCAGGCAATACCTGAGCGACGACCACGACGGCGTACGCCTCTTTCAGCTATCCGAAAAAGTCGCTGACACTTTTGACCAGTACCTTGTATATCGCCCCGACTGGATTGCCTTCTGGACACAGGGAGGAAGTGACCCGGACAACGTCGCCGCTGCACAACCCTGGCAGCCGGAGCTGTGGCGAGAACTGGTGAACAAAACCGAAAGTCTGGGGCAAAACCACTGGCACCGCGCCAATATGCACCACCGGTTTCTGGAAGAACTGTATAACGGCCATCATCAGCACAAACTGCCCAGGCGGTTGTTTGTCTTTGGCATCTCTGCCCTGCCCCCGCATTTCGTTGACACATTAAAAGCCCTGGGCGAACAGACCGATGTCCACATGCTGGTATGTAACCCCTGCCGTTACTACTGGGGCGATGAGAAAGACCCCAAATACCTGCTGCGTATGACCGCTAAAAAATTCGCGTCTAACCAGTTGGTGCAATCCCTGCCTGCCGTCAGCACCAGCAAACAGAATGATTTCACCCGCGAGGGGTTATCGCTGGACAATCCGAATGCTTCCGGCAACCCTCTGCTGGGTTCTATGGGCAAATTAGGGCGAGATTACCTGCATCAGCTCCATGACCTGGACGCTCCTGAAATCAGTGCCTTTGTTGATGGAGATAACGATGGAGATAGCAACGGCAAGCACAACGGCCTGCTGCACAGCCTGCAAAACGATATTCTGGAATTAACAGAACCTTCCGGCAAACTGTCAATCAACCCTGAAGACCAGTCCCTGCGCCTGCACAGTTGCCACAGCCCCCTCAGGGAGGTGGAAGTGTTACACGACCAGTTACTGGCACTGTTCGAACAAAACCCGGAACTGACACCCAGGGACGTGGTGGTTATGCTGCCCGATGTCGATCAATACAGCCCCTGGATACAGGCCGTGTTTGGTGGTGTAGGCAGTCAGGACCAGGACGATCCACGTCGTATACCCTTCTCTATTTCGGATCGCAGCGCCCGCAATGAGCACCCGATACTCTCCGGACTGTTACATCTGCTGGATCTGGATAACAGTCGCTGCACTGCGCCCGAACTGCTGGAGTTGCTGGAAATCCCCGCTATGCAGCGACGGTTTGAACTCTCAGCCGACGATCTGGACACCCTGCGTCGCTGGGTCGATGAAACCGGTATTCGCTGGGGACTTAACCCTGACCATCAGGCGCACTTCGACCTGCCACCCAGAGACAGCAACTCCTGGCTGTTTGGCCTGCGTCGTCTGTTACTGGGCTACGCCATGCCCGAAGCCTGTGGACTGTACGACAATATTTTGCCCTTTGATGCCGTACAGGGCATGAGCGCCCGCCTCGCCGGACAACTGGCAGAATTTATTGACCACGCCGACCATCTGGCGCAAACACTGCAACAGGAACGTTCCATTGAAGAGTGGACCGCTTATATTCATGACATCAACGAACGTTTCTTTCTGGCAGACGAAAACGACGAATACGCATTAAAACTGGTGCATGAAGCCCTTGAGAACCTGCATCAGCAATTAGACGACGCTGGCTATAACGAAGCACTGACACGCCCGGTATTGCTGAGCTATCTGTCCGAACGTCTATCCAGCCAGCGCAGTAGCCAGCGTTTTCTTGCCGGACAGGTGAACTTCTGCACCCTGATGCCCATGCGCTCCATTCCATTCAAAGTAGTCTGTCTGCTGGGACTGAACGACGGCGCTTACCCCCGAAGCATTGCCCCTACCGGTTTTGATCTGATTGCGAGACACCCCCGCCGTGGCGACCGTTCACGGCGGGAAGATGACCGCTACCTGTTTTTAGAAGCGCTGCTGTCCGCCAGGGAAAAACTCTATATCAGTTACGTTGGGCGCAGCGTGAAAGACAACACTGAACGTGTACCTTCAGTACTGGTGACGGAGCTATTAGATTATATTGACCAGAACTACACTATTGATGAGCACTCCATCAAACACCACCTGTTAACTGAACACACCCTGCAACCGTTCAGCCCCGGTAACTTCCTGCCCGACAGACCTAACCCTCCGTTCAACTCTCTATTTAACTCTCTATTTAGCTATGCCAGAGAATGGCTGCCTGTTGCCAGACGGGATGAGATAGACGCTGCGGCCTTTATAGACACGGCTCTGCCCGAAGAAAAGGATAAACAGGATGTACTGGAGCTCAGCGAGCTGCTGCGTTTTTACAGAAACCCCTGCAAGAGTTTCTGCAACCGTCGCCTGAAGGTGTATTTTGAGGACAGTGACGAAGTACTGGAAGAAACAGAACCCTTTATCATTGGTGGACTGGATGCTTACCAGTTGAAACAACAGGTTCTGAATGACCTGCTCGAAAAAGGTCATACCGATGACGTGTACCGAATTCTGAAAGCCGTTGGACAGCTTCCCCACGGTGCCTTTGGTGACCTGTTGCTGGAAGAACAGGAAACCGGTCTGACGGAGTTGTCGGAGCAAGTTAAAGCCCGTACCCGCACGCCAGAGGATGACAAAGAGGAAAGCATCGAGGTCAACCTGAAATTGGGAGAACTGCAACTGACAGGCTGGCTGAAAAATATCTACGACAACAGTCTGGTTCGCTATCGCCCGGCAAAAGTCAAAGGCAAAGACCTGATGCTAACCTGGATAGAACATTTGTGCCTGTGCGTCTGTTCCGATCAGCCAGCCATCACTCACCTGTTAAGCCTTAATGCGCCGATGACCTACCAGGTCGTCGAAAAAGAAGAAGCCCTGGAACAGCTACAAGAACTGGTCAGATACTATCAGCAGGGTCAGAAAGAGCCTTTGCCATTTTTCCCGGAAACCGCCTGGAGCTGGCTAACCGCAGACGAAGACAAAGCGGAAAGTGCGGCCAGGAAAGCCTACGAAGGCGGCTATAACCATGAGGGTGAACGACGGGATGCCTATATGAGCCGTTGCTACCCGACACTTGAACCCACTTATAACGCCATGACTGAGCTGGCTCAAACCTTTATGCAGCCCATGCAGCCTTATCTGGAGGAAGTAAAATGA
- a CDS encoding transporter substrate-binding domain-containing protein, translating into MSHAPHIKLFLLLSFIPLLLMRRLSVTSKKLQPSKGVAWSIIMTLALSVLPWQSAQSREDAPYFSPLKVAYLIDDIPWSFTNDAGEPDGIMLDVWRTWSVAAGIQLRFHPMSREQAIRSLKDSDVDIIASLGPENRVRDRQLELQEMLTTRPVFFVRNDLEQQALTEALQAYEVGVVDDGKSEHLVRSQYPKASIRLYPSLEKMIKSISNRELVVFFGNSDVLRYYLSARGISVDFTINTEAQYPAQGLVAAIDPNRLALRSLIQRGQDEISQESREALSQKWFGVSAREESLVIALASNTAPLSFINALGRPAGMFVDIWRLWSRKTGVPVRFRMAERDESIDDLRTGRADFHGSLSPSRARSEWLRMSTPYYGLVSRLYFRNKPGQRDPGADLENRKIGVVSQSSNEEFLNVWFADATTVSADNVFQLIDLLFQGEIDVFLAEPEVVESALSAMGLVGEVSSSKYINMNEAVAAAVLAERGDELLALINRGLNNITADEFRSIEESWIPNSDNRYFNRPRAAVNLTEEERRWLAQHHVLRTVLNTNNPPFSFKDDKGDFRGLAIDFIRLIEERLGITIQVEESSDFSEILGEAYRRELDLVPMMQRTDERARYLDLTPPIFTVPTVVLARSSDTSIRSVSDLKGKSVGYIPGHASYDYFRERMPDSDFQPVPTGASGLNRISTGALDAIILNLASASYQMERLKLTNIHIVGEAGFNFEYAVGSRNDWPVLGSILDKTINSFTSEERAALQSRWVSVSTISWVPDKELFIGLLLVVVTLILIIYWNRRLTLEIAERERAEKELKVRADLDRLFSNISRQFMKNSVDDSIDFFLKNIGESLGFESCVLVVGGHPTASIEYFWSRLASFDPDAFVGTSRYRVKDYLHLLDDGILYASDKTDNSGMPDECKAIWEAEKVKNVVYVPMVLFGNEVGGICLLNRFTSALPQADEIELLRRGGELIAVAQARQQADDALRQSEERYELAMDAASDGLWDWDIAHERIYLSPRYQTMLGYQPDELGDTPAAWRRQIHLDDKQATEDFFNSQFTHSDESFQCEYRIRRKDGSYATVRSKGKVVFRDSRGMPLRAVGTLIDITEQRIRERELSMARFSLDNAGDHIHWFRHDGSHKYVNEAACKNLGYSHDEMMDMTIMDINPALTASSWTRLWDQLTLRKALTYETLRKTRDGRVFPVEVTANYMEYEGEGFLFATGRDITDRKQSEEALHKAKEAADQANQAKSNFLANMSHEIRTPMNAIIGLSHLVLKTEMSNRQNDYINKIQSSAHALLGIINDILDFSRIEAGKLNMECIDFDLGDVFEDLYNVAIVKADEKGIDLSYDIAPDVPRLLKGDPLRLGQILLNLTHNAVKFTQEGSVQVRVKLESGDDESVRLGFEIEDSGIGISPEHQSRLFESFSQVDGSTTRKFGGTGLGLAICSSLVEMMNGKISVTSELDIGSTFRFSIDMGRGVLLKSSASALVGAKVLVVDDKDDARALLTSHLEVFGCQVLVAENGQQAQELLQEHNLKGDRPITLALLDWRMPDMDGLELAEHIRNMNLPECPALIMVSAYGREEVMARATGRVDAFLIKPVSGSVLMETMLRTLDRQQLQSRRDLAQDETTERTFKGHVLLVEDNEINQQVARELLEGFGLRVSLADNGKRAVDAVEQHHYDLVFMDIQMPEMDGYQATRIIRRLPGKSELPIVAMTAHAMTGDRERCLQVGMNDHIAKPLDPKGLGNMLEMWLQPAGAVEAVIIDAEAEWPEQKAVESKAAEPVPEGTKAELPGIDREEGLTRVMGNRKLYDRLLRNFYQNQHTDWQELEGCLEQQDWKGARFLTHGLKGVAGSLGAKALHKAAGAVEAELRSSEQRPSQTLLETLRVRFTEVMDGLEIFKAEAEPTPYSYGEGRVETERLSFLLSNMQTLLQEGDADAADSLPELVHGLSGVVTQKQLDELCRRVENYDFDEAGQVLDELREELAL; encoded by the coding sequence ATGTCTCACGCTCCACACATAAAACTCTTTCTGCTGTTGTCTTTTATTCCTCTGCTTCTGATGCGACGACTGTCTGTTACCAGTAAAAAGTTGCAACCGTCAAAAGGGGTGGCCTGGTCAATAATAATGACGCTGGCACTTTCAGTGCTGCCCTGGCAATCCGCTCAATCCCGTGAAGATGCTCCTTACTTCTCACCGCTAAAAGTCGCTTACCTGATTGATGATATTCCCTGGAGTTTTACCAACGATGCCGGTGAGCCGGATGGCATTATGCTGGATGTCTGGCGCACCTGGTCAGTGGCTGCGGGTATTCAGCTGCGTTTTCATCCTATGAGCCGGGAGCAGGCAATACGTAGTTTAAAGGACAGTGATGTCGATATCATTGCCAGCCTGGGACCTGAGAACAGGGTGCGGGACAGGCAGTTGGAATTGCAGGAAATGCTGACAACCCGCCCCGTTTTTTTTGTCCGGAATGACTTGGAACAGCAAGCCCTGACAGAGGCGTTACAAGCTTATGAAGTGGGTGTGGTGGATGATGGCAAGAGCGAACATCTGGTCAGATCCCAGTATCCGAAAGCCAGTATCAGATTATATCCATCGCTGGAGAAGATGATTAAAAGCATCTCCAACCGTGAGCTGGTGGTCTTTTTTGGTAACAGTGATGTTCTGAGGTATTACCTGAGTGCCAGAGGAATCAGTGTTGACTTTACCATAAACACTGAAGCCCAATATCCGGCACAGGGGCTGGTGGCTGCCATCGACCCGAATCGTCTGGCATTACGTTCCCTGATTCAGCGAGGACAGGACGAAATCAGTCAGGAAAGCAGGGAAGCTCTGTCGCAGAAATGGTTTGGCGTCTCTGCCCGGGAAGAGAGCCTGGTGATTGCCCTTGCCAGTAATACAGCGCCGTTGTCTTTTATTAACGCGCTGGGCCGTCCTGCGGGGATGTTTGTCGATATCTGGCGGCTGTGGTCCCGGAAAACCGGAGTACCGGTACGCTTTCGAATGGCAGAGCGGGATGAGAGTATCGACGACTTGCGTACAGGCAGAGCTGATTTCCATGGCAGTTTGTCGCCATCCCGTGCTCGCAGTGAATGGCTGCGTATGTCAACGCCTTATTACGGTCTGGTTTCACGGCTTTACTTCCGCAATAAGCCTGGTCAGAGGGACCCCGGAGCAGACCTGGAAAATCGAAAAATCGGGGTGGTCAGCCAATCCAGTAATGAAGAGTTCCTGAATGTCTGGTTTGCGGACGCTACTACGGTTTCGGCAGACAATGTGTTCCAATTGATTGACCTGCTGTTTCAAGGCGAGATTGATGTCTTTCTGGCTGAGCCTGAAGTCGTAGAGTCAGCCCTGAGTGCCATGGGACTTGTGGGGGAAGTCTCTTCCAGCAAATACATTAATATGAACGAGGCAGTCGCCGCTGCGGTGCTGGCGGAGCGGGGTGATGAGCTGCTGGCTCTGATTAATAGAGGTTTAAACAATATCACTGCCGATGAATTTCGTTCTATTGAAGAGAGCTGGATTCCCAATAGTGATAATCGATATTTCAACCGGCCAAGAGCTGCTGTCAACCTGACGGAAGAGGAACGGCGCTGGCTGGCCCAGCATCATGTATTGCGAACGGTGCTGAATACCAATAACCCGCCGTTCTCATTTAAAGATGACAAAGGGGATTTCCGGGGCCTTGCGATTGATTTTATACGCCTGATTGAGGAGCGGCTGGGCATTACTATCCAGGTTGAGGAGAGTAGTGACTTCAGTGAGATTCTGGGTGAGGCTTATCGTCGGGAACTGGATCTGGTGCCAATGATGCAGCGTACAGATGAGCGGGCACGTTATCTGGACCTGACGCCACCGATCTTTACCGTACCGACCGTTGTTCTGGCCCGTAGCTCTGACACATCGATTCGGTCAGTCTCTGACCTGAAAGGAAAAAGCGTCGGTTATATTCCTGGCCACGCATCCTACGATTATTTCCGGGAGCGTATGCCGGATAGTGACTTCCAGCCGGTACCCACGGGAGCCAGTGGTTTGAACCGCATTTCTACCGGCGCTCTCGACGCTATCATTCTCAACCTTGCCTCAGCCAGTTATCAGATGGAAAGGCTTAAACTGACCAATATTCACATCGTTGGTGAGGCGGGGTTCAACTTTGAATATGCGGTTGGCAGTCGTAATGACTGGCCAGTGCTGGGCAGTATTCTTGATAAAACCATCAACTCTTTCACCAGTGAGGAACGGGCTGCCCTGCAATCCCGATGGGTCAGTGTCAGCACCATCAGCTGGGTGCCGGACAAGGAGTTGTTTATCGGGCTGTTACTGGTCGTGGTGACCCTGATACTGATTATTTACTGGAACCGTCGCCTGACTCTGGAAATTGCTGAACGAGAGCGGGCAGAAAAAGAGTTAAAAGTCCGTGCCGACCTTGACCGGCTGTTCAGTAATATCTCACGACAGTTTATGAAGAATTCGGTGGATGACTCTATCGACTTTTTCCTGAAAAACATCGGTGAAAGCCTTGGGTTTGAGAGTTGCGTTCTGGTTGTGGGGGGGCATCCAACCGCCAGTATTGAGTATTTCTGGTCCCGACTGGCGTCGTTTGATCCCGATGCTTTCGTCGGCACCAGTCGCTACCGGGTAAAGGACTATCTGCATCTTCTGGATGATGGCATTCTGTATGCCAGCGATAAAACCGATAACTCCGGAATGCCGGATGAATGTAAGGCAATCTGGGAAGCTGAGAAGGTAAAGAATGTTGTCTATGTTCCCATGGTGCTGTTTGGCAATGAGGTTGGGGGGATATGTCTGTTAAATCGTTTCACCAGTGCTTTGCCACAGGCTGATGAAATTGAGTTGCTGCGCCGTGGAGGTGAGCTGATTGCTGTGGCACAGGCCCGGCAGCAGGCCGATGATGCGCTGAGACAGAGTGAAGAGCGCTATGAACTGGCAATGGATGCCGCTTCTGATGGTCTCTGGGACTGGGATATTGCCCATGAGCGTATTTACCTGAGCCCGAGATACCAGACCATGCTCGGTTATCAGCCCGATGAGCTGGGTGATACGCCAGCAGCCTGGCGGCGTCAGATTCATTTGGATGATAAACAGGCGACAGAAGACTTTTTTAACAGCCAGTTCACCCATTCCGATGAAAGCTTTCAGTGTGAATACCGTATACGACGCAAGGATGGTAGTTACGCCACGGTGCGCAGTAAAGGTAAAGTAGTGTTCCGTGACAGCCGTGGCATGCCCCTGCGGGCGGTGGGAACACTGATTGATATAACCGAACAGCGGATTCGTGAGCGGGAGTTGTCCATGGCGCGCTTCTCGCTGGATAATGCCGGTGATCATATTCACTGGTTCCGTCATGATGGTTCTCATAAGTATGTCAATGAAGCGGCATGCAAGAACCTGGGCTACAGCCATGATGAAATGATGGACATGACCATTATGGATATCAATCCGGCGTTGACGGCCAGTTCATGGACCCGGTTGTGGGATCAGCTGACCCTGCGCAAGGCGCTGACCTATGAGACATTGCGCAAGACCCGCGATGGTCGTGTGTTTCCGGTGGAAGTAACAGCTAACTATATGGAGTATGAAGGGGAAGGCTTCCTGTTTGCCACCGGCAGAGATATTACTGACCGCAAACAGTCAGAAGAGGCTCTGCACAAAGCCAAGGAAGCCGCTGATCAGGCCAATCAGGCCAAGAGTAATTTCCTGGCGAATATGAGCCATGAGATCCGGACGCCAATGAACGCCATCATCGGTCTCAGCCACCTGGTTCTGAAAACTGAAATGAGCAACAGGCAGAACGATTACATCAACAAAATACAATCGTCTGCCCATGCCCTGCTGGGCATCATTAACGATATTCTCGATTTTTCCCGCATTGAAGCGGGCAAACTGAATATGGAGTGTATTGACTTTGATCTCGGGGATGTTTTTGAGGATCTCTACAATGTCGCCATCGTCAAGGCAGATGAGAAAGGTATCGACCTGAGCTACGACATAGCACCCGATGTGCCAAGGCTGCTGAAGGGCGATCCACTGCGCCTTGGACAGATTCTGTTGAACCTGACCCATAATGCCGTGAAGTTTACTCAGGAAGGGAGTGTCCAGGTACGGGTTAAGCTGGAATCCGGAGATGACGAGAGCGTCAGGCTTGGCTTTGAGATAGAAGACTCGGGTATTGGTATCAGCCCGGAGCATCAGTCCAGACTGTTTGAATCATTCTCTCAGGTTGATGGTTCGACGACCCGCAAATTTGGCGGTACAGGGCTGGGACTGGCCATCTGTAGCAGTCTGGTGGAAATGATGAATGGCAAAATCTCGGTGACTTCTGAACTGGATATTGGCAGCACATTCAGGTTCTCCATTGATATGGGTCGTGGCGTCTTACTCAAATCGTCCGCTTCTGCCCTGGTGGGTGCCAAAGTACTGGTTGTTGATGATAAAGACGATGCCCGTGCGCTGTTGACCAGCCATCTGGAAGTGTTTGGCTGTCAAGTGCTGGTGGCTGAAAACGGCCAGCAGGCCCAGGAATTGCTGCAAGAGCATAACCTGAAGGGTGACAGACCGATCACTCTGGCGCTGCTGGACTGGCGGATGCCTGATATGGATGGTCTGGAGCTGGCCGAGCATATACGCAATATGAACCTGCCGGAGTGTCCTGCACTGATCATGGTGTCAGCTTACGGACGTGAAGAAGTGATGGCCAGGGCAACCGGACGGGTGGATGCCTTCCTGATCAAACCGGTGAGCGGTTCAGTGTTGATGGAGACCATGTTGCGAACACTGGATCGTCAACAGTTGCAGTCCCGCAGGGATTTGGCTCAGGATGAAACCACTGAAAGGACATTCAAAGGTCATGTCCTGCTGGTGGAAGACAACGAGATTAATCAGCAGGTGGCCAGGGAGCTGCTGGAAGGTTTCGGGCTGCGGGTGTCTCTGGCTGATAACGGGAAGAGAGCAGTCGATGCTGTTGAACAGCATCATTATGACCTGGTGTTTATGGACATACAGATGCCAGAAATGGATGGTTATCAAGCGACGCGGATCATACGTCGACTGCCTGGTAAGAGTGAGCTGCCTATTGTTGCCATGACGGCTCACGCCATGACCGGGGACCGGGAGCGTTGTTTGCAGGTGGGTATGAATGACCATATTGCCAAGCCGCTTGACCCTAAAGGGCTGGGTAATATGCTGGAAATGTGGTTACAGCCTGCGGGCGCAGTAGAAGCCGTGATCATCGATGCGGAAGCAGAGTGGCCTGAACAAAAAGCGGTTGAATCAAAAGCTGCTGAGCCTGTTCCAGAAGGCACAAAAGCAGAACTGCCGGGTATTGATAGAGAAGAGGGACTTACCCGGGTAATGGGCAACCGCAAACTGTATGACCGCCTGCTGCGGAATTTTTATCAGAATCAGCATACCGACTGGCAGGAGCTGGAGGGCTGCCTGGAACAGCAGGACTGGAAAGGGGCTCGTTTCCTGACCCACGGACTGAAAGGCGTTGCGGGAAGCCTTGGGGCTAAAGCCCTGCATAAAGCAGCAGGTGCTGTTGAGGCGGAGCTACGTAGTTCTGAGCAGCGACCTTCTCAGACTCTGCTGGAAACCTTGCGTGTTCGGTTCACCGAAGTGATGGACGGACTGGAAATTTTCAAAGCCGAGGCAGAACCAACGCCGTACAGCTACGGTGAAGGCAGGGTGGAAACCGAGCGATTGTCGTTCCTGTTAAGCAACATGCAAACGCTGTTGCAGGAAGGTGACGCCGATGCCGCGGATTCTCTGCCCGAGCTGGTGCACGGGCTGTCAGGCGTGGTGACGCAGAAACAGCTGGATGAGTTGTGCCGTCGGGTTGAAAATTATGATTTTGATGAAGCCGGACAGGTGTTGGATGAGTTGCGGGAAGAACTGGCCTTGTGA
- the tnpA gene encoding IS200/IS605 family transposase produces MSAHNKDLLKGYLRKRHSVTKLVVHLVFTTKYRRKLFDGYMIKQLRESFESACEKLECQLLEMDGEKDHAHLLVAYPPKLAISVMVNNLKSTSSRRLRMLNTHLTAQSKAGLMWSRSYFACSAGGATIETLKDYVNSQSTPD; encoded by the coding sequence GTGAGCGCACACAATAAAGATTTGCTTAAAGGGTATCTTCGCAAACGACATAGCGTTACCAAGCTGGTTGTTCATTTGGTGTTCACGACAAAGTACAGACGAAAGCTTTTTGATGGCTATATGATCAAGCAGTTACGGGAGTCGTTCGAGAGTGCATGTGAAAAACTGGAATGCCAGTTACTTGAAATGGATGGCGAAAAAGATCACGCACACCTGTTGGTGGCCTACCCACCAAAACTGGCTATCAGTGTCATGGTAAATAATCTCAAATCAACATCATCAAGACGGTTGCGAATGCTGAATACCCACCTTACTGCTCAGAGCAAAGCAGGCTTAATGTGGTCAAGGTCTTACTTTGCTTGCAGTGCTGGCGGTGCAACTATCGAGACTCTGAAGGACTACGTTAATAGCCAGAGTACACCAGATTGA